A window of the Sporosarcina sp. FSL K6-2383 genome harbors these coding sequences:
- a CDS encoding GNAT family N-acetyltransferase gives MVSIRYANETDLANITPLMTELGYESTEGEVTSRLSKLSSNPDYHTLVAETDNQVIGLLGLHIGLAYEFNGCYGRVICLVVNHQYRKNGIGKQLLARAKEIVIEQGGSAIVLNSGNRIDREDAHNFYFKNGFTAKSTGFVMRFS, from the coding sequence ATGGTATCCATACGATATGCAAATGAAACTGATCTAGCGAATATAACTCCTCTTATGACTGAACTAGGATATGAATCAACGGAGGGGGAAGTAACTAGTAGATTATCTAAGTTAAGTAGCAACCCTGATTATCATACGCTTGTTGCGGAAACGGATAATCAAGTGATTGGGCTACTGGGCCTACATATTGGATTAGCATACGAATTTAATGGGTGTTATGGAAGAGTTATTTGTTTAGTGGTAAATCATCAATATAGAAAAAATGGTATTGGAAAACAGTTGCTAGCGAGAGCAAAAGAAATTGTAATTGAGCAAGGGGGAAGCGCAATCGTTTTGAATAGTGGAAATAGAATTGATCGAGAAGATGCTCATAACTTTTATTTTAAAAATGGCTTTACTGCTAAAAGTACAGGCTTTGTAATGAGATTTAGCTAA
- a CDS encoding Zn-dependent hydrolase yields the protein MKQIQLDSPEFNRVLKNMQLENLYLSLSLQQKALDIVNSGVIITPTLIKETLAQSVK from the coding sequence ATGAAACAAATTCAATTAGATTCTCCTGAATTTAACCGCGTATTAAAAAATATGCAATTAGAAAACTTATATTTAAGCCTTTCCCTACAACAAAAGGCTCTCGATATCGTTAATTCCGGGGTAATTATAACACCAACTTTGATTAAGGAAACTTTAGCTCAATCAGTAAAATAA
- a CDS encoding MFS transporter: MWKNRNIWIILTGEMIAGLGLWTGIIGNLEFMQEKIPSDFIKALIMSAGLLAGIIAGPLAGKVIDQSRKKTVLLISGFGRMISVVFMLIAISTGSVWWMVAFMISIQLAATFYFPALQAVIPLVVKDDDLLTMNGLHMNVATIARVAGTALAGIMLVYWSLASLYWVSMIAYGGLLIFTMMLRIDEGETREAKVKTAGGKGGFMEVFPVLKAYPAVGMTLVMTLIPLLFLGSFNLLVINISIIQDSASIKGLIYTFEGVAFMVGSFAVKYISSKWRTTTILFFFATMVAVAEFMLFFVDSTAITLSAFAVLGFSLGCFFPTAMVIFQKQMPKEYHGRFFSFRNMLERVMFQVVLLSAGAFLDIIGLQSMVIVFGLISVSMTVLFFVQMKKRNIILEQPKTTAEST; encoded by the coding sequence ATGTGGAAAAATCGTAATATTTGGATCATTTTAACGGGGGAAATGATCGCGGGGTTAGGGTTGTGGACCGGTATTATTGGAAATCTTGAATTTATGCAAGAAAAAATCCCTTCAGATTTCATCAAAGCACTTATTATGTCAGCGGGTCTATTAGCCGGAATCATTGCGGGCCCTCTAGCTGGAAAGGTCATTGACCAGTCTAGGAAAAAGACGGTTCTGCTAATATCAGGCTTCGGTAGGATGATTAGTGTTGTCTTCATGCTGATTGCCATCTCAACGGGATCTGTTTGGTGGATGGTTGCCTTTATGATCAGTATCCAACTAGCAGCTACTTTTTATTTTCCAGCGCTACAGGCGGTAATTCCACTCGTTGTGAAAGATGACGATTTGCTAACCATGAATGGGCTACACATGAACGTCGCGACCATCGCGCGTGTCGCGGGAACTGCATTAGCAGGCATCATGCTCGTTTACTGGTCATTGGCGTCGTTGTACTGGGTATCAATGATTGCTTACGGTGGATTGCTTATATTCACGATGATGCTGCGCATTGATGAAGGAGAGACAAGAGAGGCTAAAGTGAAAACCGCGGGCGGCAAAGGTGGCTTCATGGAAGTATTTCCAGTGTTGAAAGCTTATCCAGCTGTCGGAATGACATTAGTTATGACACTTATTCCATTATTGTTCCTAGGATCATTCAACCTGCTTGTTATTAATATTAGTATTATCCAGGATTCAGCATCCATTAAAGGACTTATCTACACATTCGAAGGAGTTGCCTTTATGGTCGGTTCCTTTGCGGTGAAGTATATTTCTTCAAAATGGAGGACAACAACGATTCTATTTTTCTTTGCAACAATGGTAGCCGTTGCTGAATTCATGTTATTTTTCGTAGACAGTACTGCCATTACATTAAGCGCTTTTGCTGTTTTAGGCTTTTCATTGGGCTGTTTTTTCCCAACAGCTATGGTTATTTTTCAGAAACAGATGCCGAAAGAGTATCACGGCCGATTTTTCTCCTTCCGCAATATGTTGGAGCGGGTTATGTTCCAGGTAGTGTTATTGTCGGCAGGTGCTTTCCTCGATATTATTGGGCTCCAGTCGATGGTCATCGTGTTCGGATTGATTAGTGTCAGCATGACAGTTTTGTTCTTTGTACAGATGAAAAAACGTAATATTATATTGGAACAACCGAAAACCACCGCAGAAAGTACTTAA
- the parC gene encoding DNA topoisomerase IV subunit A yields the protein MTLEERYQDLPLEEVIGDRFGRYSKYIIQDRALPDARDGLKPVQRRIMYAMFHEGNTHDKAFRKSAKTVGNVIGNYHPHGDSSVYEAMVRMSQDWKLRHMMIEMHGNNGSVDGDSAAAMRYTEARLSAIAGEMMRDLTKNTVDFIPNFDDTEPEPTVLPARFPNLLVNGSTGISAGYATDIPPHALHETLDAVLMRMDNPDVSVDELMTVIKGPDFPTGAIIQGTDGIKTAYETGKGRFIIRAKTAIEPLKGGKSQIVVTEIPYDVNKANMVKKMDELRLDRKLDGIADVRDESDRTGLRIVIELKKDIDGNGILQYLLKNTDLQVTYNFNMIAISDRRPKLMSLPMLLDAYIGHQKDVVTRRSQYDIRKAQDRLHIVEGLMKALSILDEVIKTIRGSKDKRDAKNNLIAKFSFSEIQAEAIVSLQLYRLTNTDITELQQEDAELRKLIEQLDAILKSDKKLSAVIQKELIAIRKQFAEPRRSVIVEKIEEIKVDLDILVPSEEVIVSVTKDGYVKRTSVRSYGASNGTGHEMKESDYSLLEAPMNTRHHLLLFTSAGNYLYQPVHELPDIKWKDLGQHISSIIALEQNESIIAAIGLENFDEESFILTSSKNGAVKLSKLADYQVQRYSRTFKTMGIKEGDQMIDARLVTGTEDVILFTHQAYALRFPLAELSVTGIRTAGVRGINLKDKDYVVAMEVAQDDGASILVATQRGTVKRMGLKELDSAARAQRGVVVLKELKSNPYRIVGAKMVTTDEIVVLVTDKGSKLAIVAGSLRPVDRYSNGSTSVDEKKDGSVMHIYKDPKAEVE from the coding sequence ATGACTTTAGAAGAACGTTACCAGGATCTACCCTTGGAAGAAGTGATTGGTGACCGATTTGGACGCTATAGTAAATACATTATTCAGGACCGAGCGTTACCAGATGCGCGCGACGGCTTGAAGCCCGTTCAGCGACGCATTATGTATGCTATGTTCCATGAAGGCAATACCCATGACAAAGCGTTCCGTAAATCAGCTAAAACAGTTGGTAACGTTATCGGTAACTATCATCCTCACGGTGATTCGTCTGTCTATGAAGCAATGGTACGAATGAGTCAGGACTGGAAGCTGCGTCATATGATGATTGAAATGCATGGCAACAACGGTTCTGTCGATGGTGACTCTGCTGCTGCCATGCGTTATACTGAGGCACGTTTATCTGCAATTGCGGGTGAAATGATGCGGGATCTCACTAAAAACACAGTCGATTTCATCCCTAACTTCGATGATACAGAGCCGGAACCGACTGTTTTACCTGCGCGTTTTCCGAACTTGCTTGTCAATGGCTCAACAGGTATATCTGCGGGTTATGCAACAGATATTCCACCACATGCATTGCATGAAACCTTAGATGCAGTGTTAATGCGCATGGACAACCCAGACGTTTCTGTTGATGAATTAATGACGGTCATCAAAGGCCCGGATTTCCCGACTGGGGCTATCATCCAAGGAACGGATGGCATTAAAACAGCCTACGAAACAGGTAAAGGCCGTTTTATTATCCGTGCCAAAACAGCTATTGAACCATTAAAAGGCGGCAAGTCACAAATCGTTGTGACAGAAATCCCTTATGACGTTAACAAAGCCAATATGGTAAAGAAAATGGACGAGCTTCGTCTGGATCGCAAATTAGATGGAATTGCTGATGTACGAGATGAGTCGGATCGCACTGGCCTTCGTATTGTCATCGAACTGAAAAAAGACATCGACGGAAATGGTATTTTACAATACTTATTAAAAAACACGGACTTACAGGTGACATACAACTTCAATATGATTGCTATTTCTGATCGTAGACCAAAGCTGATGTCACTACCGATGTTGCTAGATGCCTATATTGGGCATCAGAAGGACGTTGTGACACGTAGATCACAGTACGACATCCGAAAAGCGCAAGACCGTTTACATATCGTCGAGGGGCTTATGAAGGCTTTATCCATTTTGGATGAAGTTATCAAAACCATTCGTGGATCAAAAGATAAACGCGATGCGAAAAATAATTTGATTGCCAAGTTTTCATTTTCTGAAATTCAGGCGGAAGCAATTGTTTCACTCCAACTTTACAGACTAACAAATACTGACATTACTGAGTTACAGCAAGAAGATGCTGAGCTGCGCAAGCTGATTGAACAGCTTGACGCAATCCTGAAAAGTGATAAAAAATTGTCTGCTGTTATTCAAAAAGAGCTTATTGCGATTCGGAAGCAATTTGCAGAACCACGTCGTTCTGTAATTGTCGAAAAGATCGAAGAAATCAAAGTTGATCTTGATATTTTGGTACCGAGCGAAGAAGTCATTGTCTCGGTGACGAAAGACGGTTATGTCAAGCGGACAAGCGTCCGTTCTTACGGAGCGTCTAATGGCACAGGTCATGAAATGAAGGAATCCGATTATAGCTTGTTGGAAGCGCCAATGAATACGCGGCACCATTTGCTATTATTCACATCGGCAGGGAACTATCTCTATCAGCCTGTGCATGAATTGCCGGATATTAAGTGGAAAGATCTTGGTCAGCATATTTCTAGTATCATTGCATTAGAACAGAATGAATCGATTATTGCTGCCATTGGGCTTGAAAACTTTGATGAAGAGTCGTTCATATTGACTTCATCGAAAAATGGAGCCGTTAAACTGTCTAAATTAGCGGATTATCAGGTGCAGCGCTATTCAAGAACATTTAAAACGATGGGTATTAAAGAAGGCGACCAAATGATAGATGCACGTCTTGTTACAGGGACAGAGGATGTTATTCTGTTTACACATCAGGCTTATGCACTCCGTTTCCCACTTGCTGAGCTGTCCGTAACAGGTATACGCACAGCTGGTGTTCGTGGTATTAATTTGAAAGACAAAGATTATGTAGTAGCGATGGAAGTCGCTCAAGATGACGGGGCTTCCATCTTAGTAGCAACACAGCGCGGAACCGTGAAAAGAATGGGCTTGAAAGAGCTAGATAGTGCAGCGCGAGCACAACGCGGTGTCGTTGTACTGAAAGAGTTGAAATCAAATCCTTATCGTATCGTTGGAGCTAAGATGGTAACGACCGATGAAATTGTTGTATTGGTAACGGATAAAGGTAGTAAATTAGCTATTGTTGCGGGATCATTGCGTCCAGTCGATCGTTACTCGAATGGTAGTACGTCGGTGGATGAGAAAAAAGATGGCAGTGTCATGCATATTTATAAGGATCCAAAGGCAGAGGTTGAATAA
- the parE gene encoding DNA topoisomerase IV subunit B, producing MTKQQEIFNYDDDSIHVLEGLDAVRKRPGMYIGSTDSRGLHHLVYEIVDNAVDEALAGFGSEVDVTLHTDGSVSVRDYGRGMPTGIHATGKPTVEVILTVLHAGGKFGQGGYKTSGGLHGVGASVVNALSEWLEVTIFREGKKFRQRFEQGGKPVTTLEQIGTTRDKGTLIHFKPDPSIFSTLKYQYETLSERLRESAFLLKGLKIELKEEGTDKHEVFHYETGIEAFISYLNEEKDVLHPVAYLDGESDGIEVEFAFQFSDGYSETILSFVNNVRTKDGGTHETGAKTAMTRVFNEYAKKTGLLKEKDKNLEGSDIREGISAIVSVRIPEEILQFEGQTKGKLGTSEARGITDAIVSQKLLYFLEENADLSASLVRKAIRAQQAREAARKAREDARSGKKRKRADTLLSGKLTPAQSRNAAKNELYLVEGDSAGGSAKQGRDRVFQAILPLRGKVLNTEKAKLEDILKNEEINMIIHAIGGGVGSDFQVEDIAYDKVIIMTDADTDGAHIQVLLLTFFYRYMKPLIEAGKVYIALPPLYKVFKGAGKSEKLAYAWTEADLDEAMKKIGKGYMLQRYKGLGEMNADQLWDTTMNPETRTLIRVTIEDNAISERRVTTLMGDKVEPRRRWIEENVDFGMQEEHNILDNEFLHVEGDFE from the coding sequence TTGACAAAACAACAGGAAATATTTAACTATGATGATGATTCGATTCATGTACTAGAGGGTCTTGACGCAGTTCGTAAACGTCCTGGTATGTACATAGGATCTACCGATTCTCGCGGACTGCATCATTTGGTCTATGAAATCGTTGATAATGCAGTGGATGAGGCACTAGCAGGGTTTGGTTCTGAAGTGGATGTAACTCTTCATACAGATGGCAGTGTCAGTGTTCGAGACTACGGACGCGGAATGCCAACAGGGATTCATGCGACGGGGAAGCCAACTGTGGAAGTTATTTTAACAGTCCTCCATGCAGGAGGTAAATTTGGTCAAGGTGGTTATAAAACGAGTGGTGGACTTCATGGTGTTGGAGCATCAGTTGTCAACGCATTATCAGAATGGCTGGAAGTAACTATTTTCCGTGAGGGTAAAAAGTTCCGTCAACGTTTTGAACAAGGTGGAAAGCCCGTCACAACACTCGAACAGATAGGCACAACACGTGATAAAGGTACGCTTATCCATTTCAAACCGGATCCGTCTATTTTTTCTACGTTAAAATATCAATATGAAACATTAAGTGAACGATTACGCGAGTCTGCTTTCTTGTTAAAAGGGCTAAAAATAGAGCTAAAAGAAGAAGGAACGGATAAGCACGAAGTTTTTCATTATGAAACTGGAATTGAAGCCTTTATCTCTTATCTTAATGAAGAGAAGGACGTGCTGCACCCTGTTGCTTATTTGGACGGGGAATCAGACGGAATTGAAGTCGAGTTTGCATTCCAATTCAGTGATGGTTATTCAGAAACTATTTTGTCATTCGTCAATAACGTAAGGACAAAAGATGGTGGAACACACGAAACGGGTGCGAAAACGGCAATGACCCGCGTATTCAATGAATATGCGAAAAAAACAGGCTTATTGAAAGAGAAAGATAAGAATCTAGAAGGCTCGGATATCCGTGAGGGAATTTCAGCGATTGTATCCGTACGTATACCTGAGGAAATCCTGCAATTTGAGGGGCAAACGAAGGGTAAATTGGGGACAAGTGAAGCCCGTGGGATTACAGATGCCATCGTGTCTCAGAAATTGCTCTATTTTCTTGAAGAAAATGCAGATTTGAGTGCATCACTTGTCAGAAAAGCCATTCGTGCACAACAGGCTCGAGAGGCGGCACGGAAAGCACGTGAAGATGCGCGTTCTGGGAAAAAGAGAAAAAGAGCAGATACATTACTGTCAGGAAAATTAACACCAGCACAATCGAGAAACGCAGCGAAAAACGAACTGTACCTTGTCGAAGGTGACTCTGCGGGAGGATCTGCAAAGCAAGGTCGTGACCGTGTATTCCAAGCTATTCTGCCGTTGCGAGGGAAAGTACTCAACACTGAAAAAGCAAAACTTGAAGATATCCTAAAAAATGAAGAAATCAACATGATTATTCATGCCATCGGGGGCGGCGTCGGCTCGGACTTCCAGGTAGAAGATATCGCTTATGATAAAGTCATCATCATGACGGATGCCGACACGGACGGTGCACATATTCAAGTGCTACTATTAACGTTCTTTTATCGCTATATGAAACCATTGATTGAAGCGGGTAAAGTGTATATCGCATTACCACCACTTTATAAGGTTTTTAAAGGTGCAGGAAAGAGTGAGAAGCTCGCCTATGCATGGACGGAAGCTGATTTGGATGAGGCTATGAAAAAAATCGGTAAAGGTTATATGCTACAGCGCTATAAAGGGCTTGGTGAAATGAACGCCGATCAGCTATGGGATACGACGATGAATCCAGAAACTCGTACTCTCATAAGGGTCACAATTGAAGACAATGCAATATCCGAACGCCGTGTCACAACATTGATGGGTGATAAAGTAGAGCCAAGAAGACGTTGGATTGAAGAAAACGTCGACTTTGGTATGCAGGAAGAACATAATATTTTAGACAATGAATTTTTGCACGTCGAGGGGGACTTTGAATGA
- the plsY gene encoding glycerol-3-phosphate 1-O-acyltransferase PlsY, protein METILLLVIAYLLGSIPSALWVGQLFYKMDIRQHGSGNLGGTNTFRVLGKKAGIAVTLLDILKGTAAVLLVVLPFFEQTNVHPLIPGIIAVIGHMYPIFAHFKGGKAVATSGGVLLGYNWFAFVLLFITFLLILKITKMVSLSSMMVATVGLLYSIIHYVRTGDFTLIIMIGFFATFIFYRHRANIARIRAGTEPKVKWL, encoded by the coding sequence ATGGAAACAATCTTACTGTTAGTTATTGCTTACTTACTTGGTTCCATCCCATCCGCATTATGGGTCGGACAGTTATTTTACAAAATGGATATCCGCCAACATGGCAGTGGTAATTTAGGTGGAACGAATACATTTCGTGTTTTGGGTAAAAAAGCAGGTATTGCTGTAACATTACTTGATATTTTAAAAGGAACAGCTGCCGTTTTGTTAGTGGTCTTGCCTTTTTTCGAACAGACAAACGTTCACCCACTCATCCCGGGCATTATTGCAGTCATTGGTCATATGTATCCTATCTTCGCCCACTTCAAAGGGGGCAAAGCGGTAGCAACCTCAGGCGGCGTGCTGTTAGGCTATAATTGGTTCGCCTTTGTCTTGCTTTTCATCACGTTTCTTCTTATTTTAAAAATAACGAAAATGGTATCACTCTCGTCAATGATGGTGGCTACTGTTGGTCTACTCTACAGTATCATTCATTATGTAAGAACAGGGGATTTCACCTTAATCATTATGATTGGCTTTTTTGCAACCTTCATCTTTTATCGTCATCGAGCTAACATCGCCCGTATCAGAGCAGGAACCGAGCCAAAAGTGAAGTGGTTGTAA
- a CDS encoding thioesterase family protein, translating into MYISEKEIEIRYAETDQMGVVYHANYLVWMEIGRTKLIEDLGFTYAGLETEGYLSPVTDLSIQYKAAMKYGQKAIIRTWVESHGRLRTTYGYEILHADGTLAATATSEHVVVKKENFRPVSLRKIAPEWDAKYVEIRRVAD; encoded by the coding sequence GTGTATATAAGTGAAAAAGAAATTGAAATTAGATATGCAGAGACAGACCAAATGGGGGTTGTCTATCATGCAAACTACTTAGTGTGGATGGAAATAGGGCGCACGAAATTAATTGAGGATCTTGGCTTTACATATGCAGGGCTCGAAACAGAAGGCTATTTGTCGCCTGTGACAGATTTATCAATCCAATATAAGGCGGCAATGAAATATGGGCAGAAGGCTATTATTCGGACATGGGTCGAATCACATGGCAGATTGCGTACGACATACGGCTATGAAATCCTCCATGCGGACGGTACGCTTGCCGCAACAGCCACATCAGAACACGTTGTCGTCAAAAAAGAGAACTTCCGACCGGTTTCCCTTCGGAAAATCGCCCCAGAATGGGATGCAAAGTACGTCGAAATTCGTCGGGTGGCAGACTAA
- the acnA gene encoding aconitate hydratase AcnA, with the protein MAKSNLHNSRQSFDLNGKTYNYYRLAALEEAGIANISKLPYSVKVLLESVLRQHDGYVIKDEHVENLAKWGKDADADAEVPFKPSRVILQDFTGVPVVVDLAALRSAMAKMGGDPNKINPEIPVDLVIDHSVQVDRYGTLDALQKNMELEFERNAERYQFLSWAQKAYDNYRAVPPATGIVHQVNLEYLANVVHAIENADGTFETYPDTLVGTDSHTTMINGIGVLGWGVGGIEAEAGMLGQPSYFPIPEVIGVKLVGELPNGTTATDLALKVTQTLRAHGVVGKFVEFFGPGVSKLPLADRATIANMAPEYGATCGFFPVDEEALNYMRLTGREEENIQVVKQYLIENDMFFTADNEEPTYTEVVEIDLSQIVANLAGPKRPQDMIPLTDMQRSFNDAVVAPEGNQGFGFTPKELEKTSTINFEDGRTVDLKTGDLAIAAITSCTNTSNPYVMLGAGLVAKKAVEKGLTPPAYVKTSLAPGSKVVTGYLQDSGLNKYLDEIGFTTVGYGCTTCIGNSGPLLPEIETAITGNDMLMSSVLSGNRNFEGRIHPLVKANYLASPPLVVAYALAGTVDIDFEKDPIGQDKDGNNVFFKDIWPTTEEVQAVVKATVTPELFRKEYARVFTENEAWNAIETTDDSLYDFDENSTYIQNPPFFEGLAKEPADIQALSGLRVIGKFGDSITTDHISPAGAIGKDTPAGKYLLDNGVSPRFFNSYGSRRGNHEVMMRGTFANIRIRNQIAKGTEGGFTTYWPNKEIMPIYDAAMKYQEDGTGLAIITGKDYGMGSSRDWAAKGTSLLGIRTVIAESYERIHRSNLVMMGVLPLQFMKGDSAETLGLTGEEAISVNIAEGVKPRDILKVTATATDGSVKEFDVLARFDSEVEVDYYRHGGILQMVLRDKMKEA; encoded by the coding sequence ATGGCAAAAAGCAATTTGCACAACAGCCGTCAATCATTCGATTTGAATGGCAAGACGTATAACTATTACCGTCTAGCTGCACTCGAAGAAGCAGGCATCGCAAACATTTCAAAACTACCTTATTCCGTAAAAGTACTACTTGAATCCGTACTACGTCAACATGACGGTTATGTCATCAAAGACGAACACGTCGAAAACCTAGCAAAATGGGGCAAAGATGCGGACGCGGATGCAGAAGTACCATTCAAACCGTCACGCGTTATCCTTCAAGACTTCACAGGTGTACCTGTTGTCGTTGACCTTGCAGCACTTCGTTCAGCAATGGCGAAAATGGGTGGAGACCCGAACAAAATTAACCCTGAAATTCCAGTGGATCTAGTTATTGACCACTCGGTACAAGTTGACCGTTACGGAACACTTGATGCATTGCAAAAAAACATGGAGCTTGAGTTCGAGCGTAACGCGGAACGTTATCAGTTCCTAAGCTGGGCACAAAAAGCTTACGATAACTACCGTGCAGTACCACCTGCAACAGGTATCGTTCACCAAGTTAACCTGGAGTATTTGGCAAACGTTGTCCATGCAATTGAAAATGCAGACGGCACATTCGAAACATACCCAGATACACTTGTTGGAACAGACTCACATACAACAATGATCAACGGTATCGGTGTGCTTGGATGGGGCGTTGGTGGTATCGAAGCTGAAGCAGGAATGCTTGGACAGCCTTCATACTTCCCAATTCCAGAAGTTATCGGTGTTAAACTTGTTGGAGAGCTTCCAAACGGAACAACTGCAACTGATTTAGCATTGAAAGTAACACAAACATTGCGTGCACACGGCGTTGTTGGTAAATTCGTTGAGTTCTTCGGACCTGGCGTTTCTAAATTACCACTTGCAGACCGTGCAACAATTGCAAACATGGCACCTGAATACGGTGCAACTTGTGGTTTCTTCCCAGTTGACGAAGAAGCGTTGAACTATATGCGCTTAACAGGCCGCGAAGAAGAGAATATCCAAGTTGTTAAACAATATTTGATTGAAAACGATATGTTCTTCACAGCTGATAATGAAGAGCCGACGTATACTGAAGTTGTGGAAATTGATTTATCTCAAATCGTAGCGAACCTTGCTGGACCGAAACGTCCACAGGATATGATTCCACTAACAGACATGCAACGTTCATTCAACGATGCAGTTGTAGCTCCTGAAGGGAACCAAGGTTTCGGTTTCACACCGAAAGAACTTGAAAAAACGTCTACAATCAATTTTGAAGATGGGCGCACTGTTGACCTTAAAACAGGGGACCTAGCAATCGCGGCAATCACATCTTGTACAAACACATCTAACCCATACGTTATGTTAGGTGCGGGTCTTGTTGCGAAAAAAGCTGTCGAAAAAGGGCTTACGCCACCAGCTTACGTGAAAACGTCATTGGCACCAGGTTCTAAAGTTGTTACAGGATACCTGCAAGATTCAGGTCTTAATAAATACCTTGACGAAATCGGCTTCACAACAGTAGGTTACGGCTGTACAACATGTATCGGTAACTCTGGGCCACTTCTGCCAGAAATCGAAACAGCGATTACAGGTAACGATATGTTAATGTCATCGGTTCTTTCGGGTAACCGTAACTTTGAAGGACGTATCCACCCACTTGTGAAAGCAAACTACTTGGCTTCACCGCCACTTGTTGTTGCGTATGCACTTGCTGGAACTGTCGATATTGACTTTGAAAAAGATCCAATTGGTCAAGATAAAGACGGCAACAACGTCTTCTTCAAAGACATTTGGCCAACAACAGAAGAAGTACAGGCTGTTGTGAAAGCAACTGTTACACCTGAGCTATTCCGTAAAGAATATGCACGCGTATTCACGGAAAACGAAGCATGGAACGCTATTGAAACAACTGATGATTCCTTGTACGATTTCGATGAAAACTCAACATATATTCAAAATCCACCGTTCTTCGAAGGACTTGCAAAAGAACCAGCTGACATTCAAGCACTTTCAGGGCTACGTGTTATTGGTAAATTTGGTGATTCCATCACAACGGACCACATTTCACCAGCAGGCGCAATCGGTAAAGATACGCCAGCAGGGAAATACTTGCTTGACAATGGCGTTAGCCCACGTTTCTTCAACTCTTACGGTTCACGTCGTGGGAACCATGAAGTGATGATGCGCGGTACGTTTGCGAATATCCGTATTCGTAACCAGATTGCAAAAGGTACAGAAGGTGGCTTCACTACTTACTGGCCGAATAAAGAAATCATGCCGATCTATGATGCAGCGATGAAGTACCAAGAAGACGGTACAGGTCTTGCAATCATCACTGGTAAAGACTACGGAATGGGCTCTTCACGTGACTGGGCTGCGAAAGGTACATCTCTTCTCGGTATCAGAACGGTTATCGCTGAAAGCTATGAGCGTATCCACCGTTCAAACCTTGTGATGATGGGTGTACTTCCACTTCAATTCATGAAAGGCGATAGTGCTGAAACACTAGGCCTTACAGGTGAAGAAGCAATTAGCGTTAACATCGCGGAAGGCGTAAAACCACGCGACATCTTGAAAGTAACAGCAACAGCTACAGACGGTTCTGTTAAAGAATTTGACGTGCTTGCACGTTTCGACTCTGAAGTTGAAGTTGACTACTATCGTCACGGCGGAATCCTACAGATGGTTCTTCGTGATAAAATGAAAGAAGCTTAA